A window of the Microscilla marina ATCC 23134 genome harbors these coding sequences:
- a CDS encoding NAD(P)H-dependent oxidoreductase, with the protein MELIKNLEWRYATKKFDASKKISAEHLEKIKEAVRLSASSYGLQLYKVLIIEDAEVREKLKAASWGQTQITDASQVVVFCNYNEVQDAHLDDYLQRKATSVGMKVEDLKGYADFMKGKLGEKTTQEIQEWTARQTYIALGNLLAATAELNIDACPMEGFEPADYDKILGLSDQGLSAAVVATIGYRSAEDQTQHAPKVRKETNELFEVI; encoded by the coding sequence ATGGAATTGATAAAAAATCTAGAGTGGCGGTATGCCACCAAAAAATTTGACGCCAGCAAAAAAATTAGTGCTGAACACTTAGAAAAAATCAAAGAAGCAGTACGCTTGTCAGCTTCGTCTTATGGTCTACAGTTATACAAAGTTCTCATTATTGAAGATGCTGAAGTAAGGGAAAAACTCAAGGCGGCTTCCTGGGGACAAACCCAAATTACTGATGCCTCACAAGTGGTGGTTTTTTGTAACTACAATGAAGTACAAGATGCACACTTAGACGATTACCTTCAGCGCAAAGCTACTTCAGTAGGTATGAAAGTAGAAGACCTCAAAGGATATGCAGATTTTATGAAGGGTAAACTGGGCGAAAAAACAACCCAGGAAATACAAGAATGGACTGCCCGCCAAACATACATTGCTTTGGGTAACTTGCTTGCCGCCACCGCCGAGCTAAACATTGATGCTTGTCCTATGGAGGGTTTTGAACCAGCTGACTACGATAAAATTTTAGGGCTTTCTGATCAAGGACTCAGCGCAGCCGTAGTAGCTACTATTGGATACCGATCGGCAGAAGATCAAACGCAACACGCACCTAAAGTAAGAAAAGAAACTAACGAGCTTTTTGAGGTAATATAG